The Methanofollis fontis genome includes the window CGAATATTATCGGCCGAAACTGCCGAAACGCTATCAGTTGGGGATCATCCCCCATTATGTCGATAAAAACCATCGGTATCTACAGAATTTCCAGGACGATCCCGGGGTCCTGGTCATCGATATCCAGGGGGGGATCCGCGACGTCGTCGACCAGATCTGCAGGTGCCGGCATATTGCATCGAGCTCGCTCCACGGCATCATCGCCTCGGATGCCTACCGGATACCCTCGACCTGGGTCCGGTTTTCGGACGGCGTGGCAGGAAAGGGGTTTAAATTTAATGATTATTTCTCGTCCGTGGGCAGGGAGGAGGAAGGGCCGTATGCGATCGAGGAAAACACATCGGTGGATGATCTTCTTGATATCTGCTCCCCTGATATACCCGACCCGGACCTCAAGGCTCTCCGGGAGGCCTGCCCGTTTCGGAAAAATTGAGAGGGGAGAACCATGGACCCCTGCCAGAGCGGTGTTCACGCCTTCTTCGTCGCCGTCCCTGACCCCTCGCCCGTCACCCAGAGGGGGTGGTAATGTCTCATCCGCCGTTTGCGCTCGTCGGCGTCCGGCATCACCGCCCGGAGGGCGTCATGGAATGACCGCTGGTGGTGGGGGTGGTGGATGTGACAGACCTCGTGGGCGACGACATACTCGATGAGGTCTGCGGGGAGCATGGCGCAGCGTTCGTTGAAGAAGATCCGCCCGTCGGTCCTGCACTTCCCCCAGCTGGTTTTGTAGGAGCGGATCTCTATAGGGGGGACCTTCACGCCGAATGCCGCGGCATAGTGCGGGAGATGGCGCTCCACCTCGGACCGTGTGATCTCCCGCAGGTAGGCGGCGACCGCCGCCTTCACCTGGCGCCCCTCAGGGACGCAGAGGAGGTCGCCCCGGAGCGTGATCTCCCCCGTTCCCCCGGCATTGACGGTCACCTCCCTCCCGAAGAGGAGGATCGCTCCGCCGTCCCTGTATTCGATCCCGCGTGCCGGCGCCCTGGCGGCGATCTTTTCCTGGATGAATGCCGCCTTCGATTCAACAAACGATTCAATCACTTGCTTGGATATCCCGGGCGGGGCGGTGAGGCGCAAGCTGTTGTCTGGCAGGATCTGCAGGGTGAGGCGGACCGCACCGGAGCGGCGGACGATCCTGCATGGGATTTCCGTGTTTCCGACGGTGAGGGTGGCCTGCCCCTTGTTCTGACTCGCTATCCGGATGATCCCGCTCTCCGGTCCGGCCGATCCTGATGTCGTCTGGACGATGGTTTCGCCGTTCTTTTTGATGACCTCGTTCGGCCCCCGAGAGGGGAGGGATCGGTGTGCCATTGCCATGATCTCTTTTGCCTGAGGGCAAAAGAGGTGCCGGTAGGGGTGCTGGAGAGGGGGGACGGTCGGGCAGAGTCGACCGGTGTAATCCTGTCGGGGCCCTCTTTCAGCAGGGGTGAGCCTCCAGGTGCTGCGTGTTTTTCCCCGGCCATTCTGGATACATGCTCCGTGCTGCTCCACGCGGATCAGATCCACCTGTCGGCCCTTCAGATCTTGTGGGGAAACGTCAGGGGGAATGGATGGCACGGTGTCCGCCAGAAGAATTATGAGACGAAAGGTCCATCCTCTTATTGCGTGCACCAGGAGTCTGGAGTGGAAAAAGCGATCGGGAGGCTGCAAATGGTCGAGGGGTTCGAGCGGGTCCGTTTCGTCATCCTCTATGGTTCTGCCTCCCGCGGAGATGCACGGGAGGGATCGGATATCGACCTCTGTGTCTTCTTCGACGGGGATGACGCGGAGGCGTCG containing:
- a CDS encoding M48 family metallopeptidase, with protein sequence MAHRSLPSRGPNEVIKKNGETIVQTTSGSAGPESGIIRIASQNKGQATLTVGNTEIPCRIVRRSGAVRLTLQILPDNSLRLTAPPGISKQVIESFVESKAAFIQEKIAARAPARGIEYRDGGAILLFGREVTVNAGGTGEITLRGDLLCVPEGRQVKAAVAAYLREITRSEVERHLPHYAAAFGVKVPPIEIRSYKTSWGKCRTDGRIFFNERCAMLPADLIEYVVAHEVCHIHHPHHQRSFHDALRAVMPDADERKRRMRHYHPLWVTGEGSGTATKKA
- a CDS encoding nucleotidyltransferase domain-containing protein, coding for MVEGFERVRFVILYGSASRGDAREGSDIDLCVFFDGDDAEASRFRFHALAELFSDRYDLQIFQHPLYVRPGALLP